The DNA sequence ACCAGCGTCATGTACCCTTTCGACATTGCGTGTTTTCGGATCTATAAGCCTTCCACCTCACCCCACAAGCCCCGCCCTTCCTCGCGAGCCTCCCGCTCGTATTCGAGGTATTCGTCGCTGTATTCAAACGGAATTCCCGAGTAAATATTCGCATATCCGTCAGCGACAAGGCGGTCATTTACCCGGTACAGGCGCCGGCCGTACTCATCCAGCACCCATACGTACGCCAGGGTTCTGCCGTACCGGTCCGTCCTGCGTCCGGAACCGTATTCAAGTTCGACCGGCTTGCCGAGCGCCAACTCCGCGGCATACGCACTGGCGCGGCGGCCCAACTCCCGGATCGTTTCCCGGTCCATGTCGCTGCGCTCCGCATCCCTGCTCAGTTTGGGAGAAGGATGCACCTCAGGCGTATCTATGCCTATCAGACGCAGCATCGTGCCGTCCGAGAGTTCGAACGTATCCCCATCGACAATGCGCGCAACGGTCGGCGTTGCAGCATGGTCATAGAGATCAGGCACAAGCGTAAAGTCCGCATCGGCAGGGAGAGCACCTTGAAATTCTTCATGGAAAGGAAGCGGCAGCCCAGGATCGTAGTAATACGACGGGGGCAGGACGCCAGCGTTGTCATCATAATACTGCGGATCGTACAGGAACGGGGCCGGAGCAAGCGCATCCTCCGATGGAGAGGCCTGCGGAGGATCCATACGATACCATATCTCCATGCCGAGATTGGCGGCAAGAAGAACGATCAGCACTACAAGCAGCACCCGCACAGACATGATGCGACGATACGTAAAGGGTACAAAGCACGGGAAAACCCGGACTACTTCCTCACATCCACCAGCAGCCTGCCGCGGATCTCACCGGCCAGGAGCCGTTGGCTATATGATGGAAGATCGCCCAGCCCGATCGTATCCGCAAGAAGATGCTCCACCAGATCATCGGTCATCCACCGGGCAAGCTGCGCCCAGGCTTGCCGCCGCACAGGAACAGGGCATGTGTTCGTATCCACCCCGATCAGACGCACGCCTCGCAGGATGAACGGAAACACCGTAGTGTGCAGGGCATGCCCCCCGGCCAGCCCGCACGCCACGGCGGTCCCGTGACGCTTCAGGCGGGACAGGAGCGCTTCCAGCGTTTTCCCGCCCACGACATCCACGGCGCCGGCCCATTCCCCCGAATCCAGCGGGCGCGCAGCGCCTGCGGCAAGCGCCTCGCGTTCAATGATCCGGTCCGCGCCGAAGCGCCCCAACCAGTCATGCGCATCCGGACTCCCTGTCGACGCCGCTACACGGTATCCTGCTTCATGCAACAACCCTACGG is a window from the Bacteroidetes bacterium SB0662_bin_6 genome containing:
- a CDS encoding thermonuclease family protein — its product is MSVRVLLVVLIVLLAANLGMEIWYRMDPPQASPSEDALAPAPFLYDPQYYDDNAGVLPPSYYYDPGLPLPFHEEFQGALPADADFTLVPDLYDHAATPTVARIVDGDTFELSDGTMLRLIGIDTPEVHPSPKLSRDAERSDMDRETIRELGRRASAYAAELALGKPVELEYGSGRRTDRYGRTLAYVWVLDEYGRRLYRVNDRLVADGYANIYSGIPFEYSDEYLEYEREAREEGRGLWGEVEGL
- a CDS encoding oxidoreductase, yielding MSRVLLLDRRDGEVEASVCELDESRLPEGDVLLDVWYSGLNYKDALAITGRGKIIRGAWPFVPGIDLAGKVRASDSEAYKPGDLVIGTGWGLGESHWGGYAEVQRVDAAKLLPLPEGMSLEKAMLAGTAGLTAMLSVMELEAHGVGPGKGEVLVTGASGGVGSFAVGLLHEAGYRVAASTGSPDAHDWLGRFGADRIIEREALAAGAARPLDSGEWAGAVDVVGGKTLEALLSRLKRHGTAVACGLAGGHALHTTVFPFILRGVRLIGVDTNTCPVPVRRQAWAQLARWMTDDLVEHLLADTIGLGDLPSYSQRLLAGEIRGRLLVDVRK